One segment of Ureibacillus thermophilus DNA contains the following:
- a CDS encoding phage tail tube protein, which yields MAETMHARDAIHGAQGEAFVTIEGTRYNFAQLINLEARMEKTKTQVPILGKTGKGNKSTGWEGTGSATFHFNTSIFRQLLYRYKETGEDIYFDVQVTNEDPSSNVGSQTIILKDCNLDGGIIALIDADAEYLEDSFDFTFEDWELVESFSILDVMQ from the coding sequence ATGGCAGAAACAATGCATGCGAGAGATGCGATACACGGAGCTCAAGGCGAGGCTTTCGTAACAATCGAAGGTACTCGCTATAATTTTGCTCAATTAATAAACCTTGAAGCACGAATGGAGAAAACGAAAACGCAAGTTCCTATTCTCGGCAAAACAGGTAAAGGTAATAAATCGACGGGATGGGAAGGTACTGGGAGCGCTACATTCCATTTCAACACATCTATTTTCCGTCAACTTCTCTACCGCTATAAAGAAACTGGAGAAGATATTTATTTCGATGTGCAAGTTACTAACGAAGATCCTAGTTCGAACGTTGGTAGTCAAACAATCATTTTAAAAGATTGTAACCTTGATGGAGGAATCATTGCATTAATTGATGCGGATGCGGAATATCTTGAAGATTCGTTTGATTTTACATTTGAGGATTGGGAATTAGTTGAAAGTTTCTCCATACTCGATGTAATGCAATAA
- a CDS encoding phage tail terminator family protein gives MEINDIITAISIKLNQVFGDEYRIYADDIPQGFEAPAFLILFLNLENIRQIGGRWRVNTLFNIQYFPRNGRTEASNAALKVQQALKEITLLNGTVMLGTNGNTEIVDGNAHNFINFNFYLQEIEYVPFMESLEHHLNTKG, from the coding sequence ATGGAAATTAACGATATCATAACAGCCATCTCTATTAAACTAAATCAAGTCTTTGGAGACGAATATCGAATATATGCTGACGACATACCGCAGGGCTTTGAAGCACCCGCTTTTTTAATTCTCTTTCTGAACTTAGAGAATATCCGACAAATCGGTGGACGATGGCGTGTAAATACACTATTTAACATTCAGTATTTCCCGAGAAACGGGCGCACAGAGGCTTCGAATGCGGCGTTGAAGGTACAACAAGCGTTAAAAGAAATAACGTTGTTAAATGGCACTGTAATGCTTGGTACTAACGGGAATACCGAAATTGTAGATGGCAACGCACACAACTTTATTAATTTTAATTTTTATTTACAAGAAATCGAGTACGTACCGTTTATGGAATCTCTTGAACATCACCTAAACACGAAAGGGTGA
- a CDS encoding DUF4352 domain-containing protein — protein MKKILKFGCGGLVTLFVLLVIIGFLVGDSEQSNTDSNNKSNNVQTEPVVEETKNVGIGEELTVNKVTFKVNSLNEVNEISAANGYMKYTPDAEGAVFLNVNVTVRNDGNEMIQTDSSFFKLKTSTGAEYSPSTIIVADDKYFTFEGINPGLALTGNVVFEVPPGLTGLDLQVQTGFWGTETGIINLN, from the coding sequence ATGAAGAAAATTTTAAAATTTGGTTGTGGAGGACTTGTTACTTTATTTGTTCTATTAGTTATAATCGGTTTCTTAGTTGGCGATAGCGAACAAAGTAATACTGATTCAAATAACAAATCTAACAATGTTCAGACAGAACCTGTTGTTGAAGAGACTAAAAATGTAGGTATTGGAGAGGAACTAACTGTAAATAAAGTAACTTTTAAAGTGAACTCTCTAAATGAAGTTAATGAAATAAGTGCAGCAAATGGATACATGAAATATACACCTGATGCAGAAGGTGCTGTATTTTTAAATGTAAATGTAACAGTTCGTAATGATGGCAATGAAATGATTCAAACAGATTCAAGTTTTTTTAAATTAAAAACTTCTACTGGTGCAGAGTATTCGCCGTCAACTATTATTGTAGCTGATGATAAATATTTCACATTTGAAGGTATTAATCCAGGATTAGCGCTTACAGGTAATGTAGTATTCGAGGTTCCGCCTGGATTAACTGGGTTGGATTTACAAGTACAAACGGGTTTCTGGGGAACTGAAACAGGAATTATTAATTTAAATTGA
- a CDS encoding major capsid protein, with protein MAVTRVSDIIIPEVFNPYVINTIEEQNALIRSGIMGPVPNVTVPNGGTMVNMPFWNDLEGDPEAIQSDFALTPEKITAGKDVARIFEFGKAWSSEDLAAELAGSDPMRAIASRVAGYWTRQQQRILLKMLDGVFGDNAANDNGDLILDVSKEDGTGGTASGEVFIDAAQLLGDAKEKFTAIAVHSRVHANLQKAQLVEYLPESTIDIGFGTYQGKTLIVDDSLPVIDGTTSGKKYTSYLFASGAVGYVAGSPKVPTETDRNTLKGEDILINRQKFIMHVRGFRWTEQAVAGEMPTLAEIGNAANYDRVYDPKKVRVVKIVTNG; from the coding sequence ATGGCAGTAACAAGAGTTTCAGATATTATTATTCCTGAAGTTTTTAACCCTTATGTTATTAATACAATCGAAGAGCAAAACGCATTAATTCGATCCGGAATTATGGGGCCTGTACCAAATGTAACTGTTCCTAATGGCGGTACTATGGTAAATATGCCTTTCTGGAACGATTTAGAAGGAGATCCAGAAGCGATTCAATCTGACTTTGCGTTAACTCCTGAAAAAATCACAGCAGGAAAAGACGTGGCACGTATATTCGAATTTGGTAAAGCGTGGAGTTCAGAAGACTTGGCAGCGGAATTAGCTGGTTCCGATCCAATGAGAGCTATTGCTAGTCGTGTAGCGGGTTATTGGACACGTCAACAGCAACGGATTTTATTGAAAATGCTAGACGGGGTATTTGGTGATAATGCAGCAAATGACAACGGAGATTTAATTCTTGACGTTTCTAAAGAAGATGGAACTGGCGGAACAGCTAGTGGAGAAGTATTTATCGACGCTGCTCAATTACTTGGAGATGCAAAAGAAAAATTCACTGCAATTGCTGTTCATTCTCGTGTGCATGCTAACTTACAAAAAGCACAATTAGTTGAATATCTGCCAGAAAGCACAATTGACATTGGTTTCGGTACTTACCAAGGTAAAACCTTAATTGTGGACGATAGCTTACCCGTTATTGATGGTACTACTAGCGGTAAAAAATACACGTCTTACTTATTCGCTTCTGGAGCTGTTGGTTATGTTGCAGGAAGTCCTAAAGTTCCTACTGAAACAGACCGTAACACATTAAAAGGTGAAGACATTTTAATTAACCGCCAAAAATTCATTATGCACGTTCGTGGTTTCCGTTGGACTGAACAAGCAGTGGCGGGTGAAATGCCAACGCTTGCAGAAATCGGAAATGCAGCAAACTACGACCGTGTTTATGATCCGAAGAAAGTTCGTGTCGTAAAAATCGTCACGAACGGATAA
- a CDS encoding phage tail sheath family protein has product MALGGGIFLTQNKVLPGVYHNFISAARAFVNLSDRGYVGLPIQLDWGPDGEVFTVTVEDLQKDSRKIFGYDYTDSKLKGIRDVFKNAITVYFYKLAVNAAAAQNDYATAKYKGARGNDIKIVIQANVDEPTKFDVQTLLDNVVVDEQIAVASAGELVDNDFVIWKDTATLQETAGTPLSGGSNGDEITGGAHQEALDALEAYGFNTLGCLSDDPIIKSLYIEYTKRLRDQVGAKFQLVGHKLGNADHEGVIDVQNDAIGEDEEVFGAVYWVVGAQAGVAVNKSNTNKKYDGEFTLDMSETQTQQQLTALLKAGKYVFHRVGEEIRVLEDINTFTSFTVDKNEDFSMNQVIRVLDQIAIDTANIFNNRYLGKVPNDKAGRISLWNDIVRHRQELQALRALENYDKEALTVEQGNSKKSVVVNEVVVPTVAMSQLYITTTVA; this is encoded by the coding sequence GTGGCATTAGGTGGAGGAATTTTCTTAACTCAAAACAAAGTACTTCCGGGCGTTTATCATAATTTCATTTCGGCAGCTAGAGCATTCGTGAATCTATCTGATCGCGGATATGTCGGTTTACCAATCCAACTAGATTGGGGTCCAGATGGCGAGGTATTTACGGTGACAGTTGAGGATTTACAAAAAGATTCACGTAAAATTTTTGGTTATGACTATACAGATTCGAAACTTAAAGGTATTCGAGATGTATTTAAAAATGCAATCACTGTTTACTTTTATAAACTGGCTGTGAATGCAGCCGCAGCACAAAATGATTACGCAACAGCTAAATATAAAGGTGCACGAGGAAACGACATTAAAATCGTTATTCAAGCAAATGTGGATGAGCCAACTAAGTTTGATGTTCAAACGTTATTGGATAACGTTGTCGTTGACGAACAAATTGCTGTAGCCAGTGCAGGCGAATTAGTCGATAATGACTTTGTTATTTGGAAAGACACTGCAACGCTACAAGAAACTGCCGGCACTCCATTATCAGGCGGTTCAAACGGCGATGAAATCACAGGCGGAGCGCACCAAGAGGCGTTAGATGCTCTTGAAGCTTATGGATTTAATACTCTTGGTTGTTTATCTGATGATCCAATTATCAAGTCGCTTTACATTGAATATACAAAACGGTTACGTGACCAAGTCGGAGCTAAATTCCAGCTTGTAGGGCATAAATTAGGAAATGCAGACCACGAGGGTGTTATAGACGTACAAAACGATGCTATTGGTGAAGATGAAGAAGTATTCGGAGCAGTTTATTGGGTGGTCGGTGCTCAAGCGGGTGTGGCAGTTAATAAATCCAATACAAACAAAAAATACGATGGTGAATTTACATTAGATATGTCTGAGACACAAACACAACAACAATTAACAGCATTACTAAAAGCAGGAAAGTATGTATTCCATCGTGTTGGTGAAGAAATTCGCGTACTTGAAGATATCAACACATTTACATCGTTTACAGTTGATAAAAACGAAGATTTCAGCATGAACCAAGTGATTCGCGTATTAGACCAAATTGCAATTGATACGGCAAATATCTTTAATAATCGTTATCTTGGTAAAGTGCCGAATGATAAAGCGGGGAGAATATCACTTTGGAATGACATCGTAAGACACCGTCAGGAATTACAAGCATTACGGGCATTAGAAAACTACGATAAGGAAGCTTTAACTGTAGAACAAGGTAATTCTAAAAAATCAGTTGTTGTGAATGAGGTTGTTGTGCCGACAGTAGCAATGTCACAACTTTACATCACAACAACAGTAGCGTAA
- a CDS encoding HK97 gp10 family phage protein: MARRWGKVDYRQLKKLQERMQKLEKAELEKFCEAMAKELAARMLAKVIKRTPVADPSKWKKPVKGYVGGTLRRGWTAGKQHWTETEDGKTRIKGIGGKTGFAQSMTVTKKGNIYEIDIINPVHYASYVEYGHRTSNHQGWIPGHFMMTISADELQKDAPKIIEKKLVKLLGDAMNGN, from the coding sequence ATGGCTAGGCGATGGGGTAAAGTTGATTATCGACAATTGAAAAAGTTGCAGGAACGAATGCAAAAGCTTGAAAAGGCTGAATTGGAAAAGTTTTGCGAGGCTATGGCGAAGGAATTGGCTGCTAGAATGTTAGCAAAAGTTATTAAAAGGACACCTGTTGCAGACCCTTCAAAATGGAAAAAGCCTGTTAAAGGTTATGTTGGTGGTACATTACGTAGGGGTTGGACAGCCGGAAAACAACATTGGACTGAAACCGAAGATGGAAAAACAAGAATAAAAGGAATAGGTGGTAAAACCGGTTTTGCTCAATCCATGACTGTTACGAAAAAAGGTAACATTTATGAGATTGATATTATAAATCCGGTGCATTACGCGAGTTACGTGGAGTATGGACATAGGACATCTAACCACCAAGGCTGGATTCCGGGTCACTTCATGATGACGATATCTGCAGATGAATTACAAAAAGATGCACCAAAAATTATTGAAAAGAAACTTGTTAAATTGTTAGGAGATGCGATGAATGGAAATTAA
- a CDS encoding PBSX family phage terminase large subunit, translating to MTVIRLSELLPKAFHSVWKATINPNILNVVCKGGRGSGKSSGIAHIIVQLLMRYPVNAVGIRKVDNTIELSIFEQMKWAINEQGVAHLFKINKSPMRITYIPRGNYMVFRGALEPERIKSLKSANFPFAIAWIEELAEFKTEDEVTTITNSLLRGELSNGLFYKFFYSYNPPKRKQSWVNKKYESAFVPENTFVHHSTYLDNPFISKQFIEEANAAKERNELRYRWEYLGEAIGSGVVPFDNLHIEKGCITDEMVKNFDNIRNGVDFGYATDPLAYVRIHYDKKRNGIYIFDEIYGVKMSNREFAKKLHDKGYQSDEIFADSAEPKSIDELKHEHGIKRIKGVKKGPDSVEYGEQWLDDLDFICIDPLRTPNTAREFENIDYQTDKDGNPKPRLEDKDNHSIDATRYAMSEDMRSKKRMQVLR from the coding sequence ATGACTGTCATAAGACTATCAGAATTATTGCCAAAAGCATTTCATTCGGTGTGGAAAGCTACTATTAACCCAAATATATTAAACGTGGTATGCAAAGGTGGACGTGGTTCTGGTAAATCCTCAGGTATTGCTCATATAATTGTCCAACTACTCATGCGTTACCCCGTTAATGCGGTGGGTATAAGAAAAGTTGACAATACTATCGAACTATCAATCTTTGAACAAATGAAATGGGCCATAAACGAACAAGGTGTGGCACATTTATTCAAGATTAATAAATCTCCAATGCGAATCACATACATTCCTAGAGGGAATTATATGGTATTCCGTGGAGCGTTAGAGCCAGAGCGTATTAAATCATTAAAAAGTGCTAATTTTCCATTTGCCATTGCTTGGATTGAGGAATTAGCTGAGTTCAAAACAGAAGATGAAGTTACAACCATTACAAACTCTTTATTGCGTGGAGAGTTGAGTAATGGTCTTTTTTATAAGTTCTTCTATTCATACAACCCTCCAAAGCGAAAACAATCATGGGTTAATAAAAAATACGAATCGGCATTTGTTCCTGAAAATACATTTGTTCATCACTCAACTTACTTAGATAACCCATTCATTTCAAAACAGTTTATTGAAGAAGCAAATGCAGCTAAAGAACGAAATGAATTACGTTACAGATGGGAGTACTTAGGCGAGGCAATCGGTTCTGGTGTCGTACCATTTGATAACTTGCACATCGAAAAAGGATGCATAACTGATGAAATGGTGAAGAACTTTGATAACATACGAAATGGTGTTGACTTTGGTTATGCAACGGATCCATTAGCTTATGTTCGTATTCACTACGACAAAAAGAGGAATGGTATCTATATCTTTGACGAAATATACGGTGTGAAAATGAGTAATAGAGAGTTTGCTAAGAAACTACACGATAAAGGGTATCAATCAGATGAAATATTCGCTGATTCAGCAGAACCCAAATCAATCGATGAACTAAAGCATGAGCATGGAATCAAACGAATCAAAGGTGTTAAAAAAGGTCCTGACAGTGTTGAATACGGTGAACAATGGTTAGATGATTTAGATTTTATTTGCATTGATCCGTTACGTACACCAAACACAGCTAGAGAGTTTGAAAATATCGATTATCAAACGGATAAAGATGGCAATCCTAAACCGCGTTTAGAAGATAAAGATAACCACAGTATCGACGCAACACGTTATGCAATGAGCGAGGATATGCGTTCTAAGAAACGCATGCAAGTTTTGCGTTAA
- a CDS encoding phage scaffolding protein, which produces MDLKELLGEELYTQVMEKIGDNKIDIVSNGNWIPKQKFDDLNTTVKDLKQQLKDRDAQLEDLKAKAAGNDELKAQIEELQAKNQQIQEEYETKIQQQQFDFALESALRDAKAKNPKAVKALLNTEAIKLVDGQLVGLEEQIKSLKETDDYLFVPDGLKGKTPPGAQNPTGNNKPNPFSKEHLNLTEQGRLIRENPEQAKQLIIQAGGNPTLYGL; this is translated from the coding sequence ATGGATTTAAAAGAGTTATTAGGTGAAGAACTATATACACAAGTTATGGAAAAGATTGGGGACAACAAGATTGACATTGTATCAAACGGGAATTGGATTCCTAAACAAAAGTTTGACGATCTAAATACAACGGTTAAGGATTTAAAGCAACAACTTAAAGACCGAGACGCTCAACTTGAAGATTTAAAAGCAAAAGCTGCTGGCAACGATGAATTAAAAGCACAAATTGAAGAATTGCAAGCTAAAAATCAGCAAATTCAAGAAGAATATGAAACTAAAATTCAACAGCAGCAATTCGACTTTGCACTTGAAAGCGCGCTAAGGGATGCAAAGGCGAAGAATCCAAAAGCTGTTAAAGCGCTATTAAATACCGAAGCTATTAAACTGGTAGATGGTCAGTTGGTCGGTTTAGAGGAGCAAATAAAATCCTTAAAAGAAACTGATGACTATTTATTTGTTCCTGATGGGTTGAAAGGAAAAACGCCTCCTGGAGCCCAAAATCCAACAGGTAATAACAAACCAAATCCATTCAGCAAAGAACATTTAAATTTAACTGAACAAGGAAGATTAATTCGAGAAAATCCAGAACAAGCAAAACAATTAATTATCCAAGCTGGAGGAAACCCAACGCTTTATGGACTATAA
- a CDS encoding phage tail assembly chaperone, protein MSNLQAFFAQNVEKVDIVERVVSKRFKDENGNPIPWKFGAITADVDTAIRRECTRRVPVPGRKGVTMPEIDFELYSLKTTVATIKFPDLNNAELQSSYGVMGAEALLQKMLLPAELTEVKKIAQEVNGFDVDMNDLVEEAKN, encoded by the coding sequence ATGAGTAACTTACAAGCTTTCTTTGCACAGAACGTTGAAAAAGTCGATATCGTCGAACGTGTAGTATCGAAACGATTTAAAGATGAAAACGGGAATCCGATTCCTTGGAAGTTTGGGGCGATTACCGCTGATGTAGATACAGCTATTCGTCGAGAGTGTACTAGACGAGTGCCCGTTCCAGGTCGAAAAGGTGTAACAATGCCAGAAATCGACTTCGAACTCTATTCATTAAAAACAACAGTAGCAACAATTAAATTCCCAGACTTAAATAACGCTGAATTACAAAGCAGTTATGGCGTTATGGGAGCTGAGGCATTATTACAAAAGATGTTACTTCCAGCAGAATTAACTGAAGTAAAGAAAATCGCTCAAGAGGTCAATGGTTTTGATGTTGACATGAACGACCTAGTGGAAGAAGCAAAAAACTAA
- a CDS encoding minor capsid protein: MTKSREYWRKRFELLEDAQTRKAESYYRDLEKAYIQTMRAIEADILKWYNRFAKNNEITLEEAKRLLKSDELREFRWTVEEYIKYGQKNAINQQWMKQLENASARVHISRLESLRIQLQQHIEKLYGGQIEGFERLMKEIYQDQYYNTIFEVQKAFSVGFTLQALDERVLAKVISKPWTADNLTFSARIWRDKNLLLDTLHKELIQAFARGEGPQRVISVIQNKMNTSRANAARLVQTEQAFFSASAQKEAFKELDVERYEIVATLDSRTSEICQSMDGKVFKMSEYEPGVTASPFHPRCRTTTAPYFDDNFGERFACNRDGKVIYIPSNIKYSEWKKRFVV; the protein is encoded by the coding sequence ATGACCAAGAGTAGGGAGTATTGGCGTAAACGCTTTGAATTACTGGAAGATGCACAAACTCGAAAAGCTGAATCGTATTACAGGGACTTAGAAAAAGCGTATATTCAAACAATGCGAGCTATTGAAGCAGATATTCTCAAATGGTACAACCGATTCGCTAAAAACAATGAAATCACACTCGAAGAAGCAAAAAGACTGTTAAAATCTGATGAATTAAGAGAGTTTCGTTGGACTGTTGAGGAATACATTAAATATGGTCAAAAGAACGCTATCAATCAACAATGGATGAAGCAACTTGAAAATGCATCTGCAAGAGTCCATATAAGTAGATTAGAAAGTTTGCGGATACAACTTCAACAACACATAGAAAAGCTCTATGGTGGTCAAATCGAGGGTTTTGAGCGACTAATGAAAGAAATATATCAGGACCAATACTATAACACGATATTTGAAGTGCAAAAAGCCTTTAGCGTTGGGTTTACTTTGCAAGCTCTCGACGAACGAGTATTAGCAAAAGTCATTAGTAAACCATGGACAGCCGATAACCTAACGTTTAGCGCTCGAATTTGGCGTGACAAAAACTTACTTCTCGATACATTACACAAAGAATTAATACAAGCTTTTGCTCGTGGAGAAGGGCCTCAACGTGTAATTTCAGTCATTCAAAATAAAATGAACACATCTCGCGCAAACGCTGCTCGATTAGTTCAAACCGAGCAAGCGTTTTTTAGTGCTTCGGCACAGAAAGAAGCGTTTAAAGAATTGGATGTAGAACGCTATGAAATCGTAGCAACATTAGACAGTAGAACATCGGAAATCTGTCAATCTATGGACGGAAAAGTGTTCAAAATGAGTGAATATGAGCCTGGAGTAACAGCGAGTCCTTTCCATCCGAGATGTAGAACGACGACTGCTCCATATTTCGATGATAACTTTGGCGAAAGGTTTGCGTGTAATCGTGATGGTAAGGTGATTTACATTCCAAGCAATATTAAATATTCAGAGTGGAAAAAGAGATTTGTAGTTTAA
- a CDS encoding terminase small subunit, whose protein sequence is MNVRKLTPKQQAFADYYIELGNATQAAIKAGYSKRSARQIGEQNLSKHDIKAYIDARMKELKSQRIADQQEILETLTSVLRGEARAATLVGVGGGEEEINTEMPPTMSERIKAAELLGKRYAMWTDKQDVNVQGAVTFVDDISGDGE, encoded by the coding sequence TTGAATGTAAGGAAATTAACGCCGAAACAACAAGCATTTGCTGACTATTACATCGAATTAGGTAATGCTACACAAGCAGCGATCAAAGCAGGATATAGTAAACGTTCGGCAAGACAGATAGGTGAACAAAACTTGTCAAAACATGACATTAAAGCTTATATCGATGCTCGAATGAAAGAATTAAAGTCACAACGTATAGCAGATCAGCAAGAAATATTGGAAACATTGACATCTGTTTTGCGTGGCGAAGCAAGAGCTGCAACATTAGTCGGAGTTGGTGGGGGTGAAGAAGAAATTAATACAGAAATGCCGCCAACTATGAGCGAACGAATTAAAGCGGCTGAACTACTTGGTAAACGTTACGCCATGTGGACAGATAAACAAGACGTTAATGTGCAAGGTGCTGTAACATTCGTGGATGATATAAGCGGTGATGGCGAATGA
- a CDS encoding phage portal protein, producing MFEKTHTDELIRYIEQNAPTPSEIIKELFDSFDPSHMHEGVRYYKGESDILNRKIYSYEDGVKVIDTEATNEKVVSGFHKILVDQKTAYLVGEPMVFGSRSDNQEHLDLLQELIGERWEDTIPELIKGASNKGLEWLHPFVNEEGEFDYMIIPAEQLIPIYDYSKRKKLVAAIRFYQLDDNITKLELWTSDDVTYYEMINGQIYLDATVEVNPAPHFTDVEGVEWKSWGRVPFIKFANNEEELSDLHFYKSIIDAYDLLVSDAQNTLSDMQSLVWALVGYEGEKLDEFMANLKRYKAIKLDTDGDVKTIRAEVPVDSYKTQIDILKENIYAFGQGVNPSPDIIGDAPSGVALTNLYSLLDMKASILERKFTLALREFMWFVGEYVRHAKLGNLDYRDITFTFNKMLLTNESEIIDMAQKSQGIISQTTILENHPWVKDVAQEMARIEEERQKEMELFDNYNTTFNQLNGGGVDDQE from the coding sequence ATGTTTGAAAAAACACATACCGACGAATTAATTCGATATATAGAACAAAATGCACCGACACCATCCGAGATTATTAAAGAGCTCTTCGATTCGTTCGACCCATCACACATGCACGAAGGCGTTCGATACTATAAAGGTGAATCAGACATCTTAAACAGAAAAATATACTCTTACGAAGATGGCGTAAAAGTGATTGATACGGAAGCTACTAACGAAAAAGTGGTTTCGGGATTTCATAAAATCTTGGTAGACCAAAAGACAGCTTACTTAGTCGGTGAACCAATGGTCTTTGGTAGTCGAAGTGATAACCAAGAACACCTAGATTTACTGCAAGAACTCATTGGCGAACGGTGGGAAGATACAATACCTGAATTAATCAAGGGTGCAAGCAACAAAGGTTTAGAATGGCTACATCCTTTCGTGAATGAAGAAGGCGAATTTGATTACATGATAATTCCAGCGGAACAATTAATTCCGATTTACGACTATTCGAAACGTAAAAAGTTGGTTGCTGCTATTCGATTCTATCAACTTGATGATAATATAACAAAATTAGAGTTATGGACTTCTGATGATGTGACCTACTACGAAATGATTAACGGACAGATTTATTTAGATGCAACTGTTGAAGTGAATCCAGCACCGCATTTCACAGACGTAGAAGGCGTGGAATGGAAGTCATGGGGACGCGTACCGTTCATCAAATTTGCCAACAACGAAGAAGAATTAAGCGATTTACATTTTTACAAATCTATCATCGATGCTTATGATCTATTAGTTTCTGATGCACAGAACACATTGTCGGATATGCAGTCACTTGTATGGGCGCTCGTTGGCTATGAAGGCGAAAAGCTCGATGAATTCATGGCCAATCTGAAACGCTATAAAGCAATCAAACTAGATACCGATGGCGATGTAAAAACAATCAGAGCAGAAGTACCAGTGGATTCATACAAAACACAAATTGACATCCTAAAAGAAAACATTTATGCATTTGGTCAAGGTGTAAACCCTTCACCTGATATCATTGGCGATGCTCCTTCAGGTGTGGCATTAACAAACCTTTATTCATTATTAGACATGAAAGCTAGTATTCTCGAACGTAAATTCACATTAGCTTTACGTGAGTTTATGTGGTTCGTCGGGGAATATGTGAGACATGCGAAACTTGGCAATCTTGATTATCGAGATATTACATTCACATTCAACAAAATGTTACTTACAAATGAGTCTGAAATTATTGACATGGCTCAAAAATCGCAAGGTATCATTTCTCAAACAACGATCCTTGAAAATCATCCTTGGGTTAAAGATGTGGCCCAAGAAATGGCCCGAATTGAAGAAGAACGACAAAAGGAAATGGAATTGTTTGATAACTACAACACTACATTCAACCAGCTGAATGGCGGTGGAGTAGATGACCAAGAGTAG